TATATAGTCACTAGTCAGTAGATACAAGCTCTTCATAAGAACtgaaagttaaaataataaaatctgaACACGCCCAgcgaatttatttatttatgaacatataaatatttcCTATGCCTCAAGCGTATAGTTATATAACATTTCTCATTTGATTATAGTATCACTCTATATACTCACTAAAATACGATAATGTCATATTCTTTCACCTTGAAtctttcaaattttatgatatatttgatataatttCTGTTCACATTATAAGAGATTTAATTTTACAGATCTCATGCCCTAGCTACTCAACACTTATCTTCactttgtaaaatcagtaagtGTTAAGAATCCGGATaacttctaattttttaaaattataccaAAGGTATATTTCTTCTGGCATTATTGATTTGTGGTTATATTATAAGAACATACTTATTTTGAGATATCTTAAACaaatgtttaaaatttgttgttatttggttttacatttttgtaagATAAATACATAGCCTCTATAATCTTTTAGTTATCCCTTAAgaagaacacaaaaaaaaagagaaacaaacaagaaCAGCATTATATGGTATTTGAATCAAACCCGCAACTTTGAATATAGTATTCGTATGCAAGGCATTAAACCAATCGTTTCAAAGCTAGCTTTTAatttgaagaaaagaaaacaaagttaATGGTGGCTGCGTGCGACCCAATATCAACCAATAACATTATGGAAAAGAAATCTCTAGAGGTCGATGAAATTAGGAAAGCACTcacatgttttaattttttacacgATTACTTTAATTAAGGGATCCCTTACTTTAATTATGATTGGAAAACTTATTAAACACCTCATCTGAGACACCTTACATATAATATATCACAAGCTCTCGTCAGCAAATACAAATGTGAGGTCCACGTTTGGACcatatttaaatgtataaattaaaaaactaacCTAATTCGTTACAAATAAACCTAACCTAATCGCACAAAGCTCTAGCTAGTGCTTTAGCCTACCCAATTAATTTGTAATTTAAGTGCGAGTGTGCTGTGTGCATAccttaaattaaatttgtaatttaAGGCACAAACTAAATCCAATTACAAAACATGTAAACAACTTCAGGATGATCTTGGGAGGAGGAAGTTCGgtataaaggaaaaaaaatggaaaaggcAAAAGAAAAGAGATTTTGACTGTTAGGAAACAGTAGATGGAGAGAAAAATGTAAAGGGTAGTTTTTAGATTCATAGGCTGAGAAAGTAGTGTTAGTATTTATCTTTTCTCACTTTCAAATTAAGGTTCTTTAGTTCTTCTAGAGCATTGCTGACAGGAATACAGGATGGCCAGAGGTTGAGTGACCTAGTAAAGATGAAGTGGGTTTGTTCctatttctctctttgttcATGTTCAGGCAAATAAACATATGCTCTCATTTGTTACAATCTCACATCTCTGGATTTTGGTTGGTAAGAACATGGTCAGTGCAGAAGCATGTAAAAAGTTTGATTTTATTGGATGAAATTGATAAATCCTAAAAACCAAGGTACGAGATCACTCTCTTCCGAATAAACGTCAAGTGAGAGACAAGATGAAATATGAGTTTTAAGCAGAAGCAGCCAAGAGTCCGTTGTGTCTGAGGAGAGGCTCTGGGGAAGGCTCTCGTCCTCTGAACGCCACAAACACCTGCTCAAAATAGCAAAGGCACCACAAAAATGATCATTCTAAGCTCAGCAAACTGACTTTTGTATCTATGTTGAACCTAAAAGCAATGAGGAGTGTTTTTACTTGTAGAGGCGCTTTCCCTCCTCCAAGAGCAAGTATAGTGTTTCTGAATCTCTGCCCTGTTTCTTTAACAGCCTGTGTTTTTGCAACAAAAAGAGATGTTCACAAATATGGAAACCTGATTGAAAGGTTCATACTATATGTTTTTGCTATAGTATATACATACCTTGATGTCATCCAATCCAGCATCTTCAAAGGCTGAAAACGCATCCGCAGACAAAACCTCCGCCCACTGCACATTTCCCACGAAAGTGTatttagaaatttgattttatcaTTAGTCACTAGTGAGTTAAATAGAAACAAGAGAATATCTATTACCTTGTAACTGTAATATCCAGCTGCATAACCGCCTGGCAAAGTATGAAAACTTGAGTGAGTGAAAGAAACTACAGAATGCTGTCAAAGGGTTATTTTACAGGGCTTACCGGCAAATATATGGCTGAAGCTACAGAGGAATCTATCCTCAGGAAGTGGAGGGATCACTTGTGTCTTTATGGATACCCTTTGATCAACATCGTAAATAGACTCCGTCCCACCAGGCACATACTTTGTGTGCAGCTCCAGATCCACAGTAGCGAACTTCAACTGGAACAAAACAAGAGCAACATTTACTGAAATGTAATTCCTACAGATCAGCAGTTTGACTATTATGTACTAACCTGACGAAGACTAAGAGATCCTGCACGGAATGTTCTTGCAGCCAGGAGCTTCTTGTATACATCCTCGGGAAGAGTTTCTCCTGTTTGATAATGCTTAGCAATGCTCATTAAGGTATCCCTGAAACCACATTCACATAATGTTCAATACAAATGcactaatataaatatttgtaaatcaaAATCAGACATGACATGGCAGTTGAACCCAAGTACCTGTGGTAGCACCAGTTCTCCATAAACTGTGAAGGTAACTCAACTGCATCCCACTCGATATTTCGGATACCAGACACTAGCCCCTCATCCTCTTTGGTAAGCATATGCTGAAGAGCATGGCCAAACTCATGGAACACAGTCTCTACCTGTAAATCAAAATGATATTATCACGactcgtttaaaaaaaatatctataagaTTTTTTCTTTACCTCACGGAATGTCATAAGGCTTGGCTTGTCACCAACCGGTGGAGTTTGGTTGCAGACCATCTGCGCAACAGGCAGTCTAACGGAGGAACCTTTTTGGGCCATGACTCGGCTACGGGAAAAAACTTCATCCATCCAAGCGCCGCCTCTCTTTTCAGAAGGACGAGAGTATGGATCAAAGTAGAAATAAGCAGTTGGATTTCCAGAAGAATCTTTGACGCAGTAGAACCTAACGTCGCTGTTCCAGACCTTCAAGGCAATTAGATATAACAGGTTAACATAGATAATAAGACGCTGAATATAGGGAGAAGAGGCTCCAGATTTTACCGGAGCAACACCATCAGCGGGCACAACATCAACTCCAAAAAGTGTCTTAGCTAGACGGAAAAGCCCGTCCATAACTTTTGGCAGTGAGAAGTAGGGCCGCAGTTCTTCCTACAAAAGATACAAGCAGTGACTGATAAACGTCAacagtttcaactttcaaaacaATATAGTTTAAGAATAAGGATAAGAACCTCATTAATATCGTATTTCGATTCACGGAGTCTCTCACTCCAGAAAGTGACGTCCCAGTGAGTCAAACTGTCAGCTTCTGCAGCACCTTGGTTCTTTGCAAAACTCTTAAGGTCTTCTATATCTATGTCCATATCGCATGAAAAGTGTAATTAGGTTTAAGGAACTAGTTGTTGATTTTAACGAAAATCTTAAGTAAGAGGTTACCTTGTACAGCTGGAGCCCAAGAAGCACTGCGAAGCTTTTCTAACAGCTCATCTGCTTTCTCTACCGTAGCCATTTTCGTGGCCATGCTTACCTAGAGAAGGAGAGCCACATTAAATTTAATCCCACGAGCAAAGGCGAGTTAGCTTGACTTAGTGAGTTTGACTTAGTGAGATGACTGTACCTCAGCGTAATTGCTGTAACCAAGAAGCTTAGCCTTTTCCAACCGGAGCTTCAAGATTTGATCGATAATTGCAGTATTATCTAAATCACCCGAAGAGGCACGAGACAAATAAGCACGATAGACTTCCTCGCGCAGAGCACGGTTCTTGGCGTGTTGCATGACGGGAAGATAGCTAGGAGCATCCAGTGTAATGAGCCAAGGTCCAGTGTCAGCAGTTGCATTTTCATTTCCCTAGTGTCATATATCAAAAGGTATCAGCAACTGAAGAAACCAATGTAAAACGACATGCAACTTTGGGATATTGTTCATACCTTGGAAACAGCTGCTTGTGCGAATAGTCCAAGTGCAGATGGTGGTAACCCCTCGATCTCTTTCTTGTCTGTTATCAGCTTTTCGAACTTCTTTGTAGCGTCTAAAACATTCTCAGAGAACTTATGTGAAAGTTTTTCAAGTTCCTATAGTGGAAAGTCATGTAAGCATATGATATTCTAATTACACTATACAAGCTGACATTTATTCGTTAGGAGTTTTAGACAGACCTGTTCAATTTTGTTAAACTCTTCTCTCTTGTCATCGTCAAGAGCGATACCACTGAGAACCGCCTCCTTTATTTGTGCTGAAAATACACGGACACCACAGTTAGCACATAtctctaaacaaaaaaaaaaagttctttgTTATGCTCCAGTGACAGTTACTTGCCTTCTACTAGCCGTTGACGAGCTTCACTCAGTGTGTTCCAGTCAGAGGATTCTCGGATAGACTTGAAGGCACTGTAAATAGGTTTGCTCTGCCCCAACCTGAGCTGGAACTTCACCTTCTCTGGCTGTAGACAAAAGTAAGGTTAGAAAACGAATCTTAATTCACTGAACAAACCAAACACAAACTCAGAACAACTCTTTGTCTGAATCTCACATAATctactaaaaaatatatatataatacaccAAGGCAAGAACCACATTTtagaatttgattaaaaaaggTTTAATAGCAATCAAACACATGTAGACAACGACTGGTAAGAGCTTCAGACCAAAGATACATAAACTGAATCAAACCACTCATGAGCAGGGGAAGATAAATTATACTGTACCTGAACTTCTTCGATGGCAGCGCGAAGCTCGGGAGTGTCCTTGACAGCCTTAAGGTGATTGATGATTCCCCAAACAACTGATAACCGATCAATAATCTTCTCTAACGGCTCCACTAGTTTCGGCCACGAAGGCTCAACTGTTTTCTCTAACTGATCCAACTCAGCTTCCTGTTCACACATCAATCAGGTCAATAACAGTTACATGTGATCAAATCACAGAAACAATACAAACACAACTCTAAATATTCAATACGGATAAGAAGGAGAATCGTACGAGCTGGTGCAAGAGAGCACGTATCCCTGGTCTGACGTGGCGAGCATCGACGACGTCGAACGGAGGGAAGTTAAAGTTCTGCAAGAGAGGATTCGAGGAGAGAGAATCTTCAGAAGCCATTGAAGGAGAGTTGGAGGCAGTGCAGGTTGGATCTGGGAGGGAGACGGAGAGAAAGTGAAGGAAGTAGAAGCTGATGGGGTAAGTGTTTGATTTAAGGAAAGTTGGGggattaaaatgaaaataacgaAACTTGTGTTTGCGTTAGGAATGGGCCGAGATTGTTAGTATTTAGAAACGAGGCCCATTAACTATAGTCTAATTTAGAAACCGGTCTTGGGAGAGGTGGTTGGTTTTAGGACGTGCACGCCAACTGTTCGAcgaaatgattttttattttattttcgtgaTAAGTCGTAGAAAGtctattggtttttttttttgctaagaatgttAATATATCATAAAGATAGAGATTGTTTCTTACAAAAGATACTAATCTATACAACACAACGCCCTGgcaaaaaagaaagtaaaaacaGGGTAGTTGGTAGGGTAACATAAAGAAAGTCTATTGTTATTCTGAATTGCATGATCCATGGTTATAATTTAAAGTAGTTTCTACTTAGAAAAGAAAAGGTTTTTTCTCTATCTCTTTCGAAGATAACGTTGTTTGTCATGTGGGTTTGTTCTTGCACGTAGTTTAAGACGTATATTTCAATTTTGAATACATTTGTTTATTCTTGTTGTTAATCGTTTTGCTTTCTTATAGAATTGTTTATCAAATTCCTTACACATGATAACAGATAGACTTGTACTTCAAAGGTTgacgaaacaaaagaaaaatatgcaTGATTTTAAGGTTGATGCTAAATAGTTTTAGCTGAGGCTGAGCTGGCTCCTTCGGATGAGCTTATTTTTCTAATCATTGATTTGTCCTTGGCTTGGTGGAAGTCGTTCCTCAGTCCATTTGTTTCTTCATATCCATAtggttttgtttcattttatcaAAAAGGTGTTGGACTTTTTatctttctatttattttctcttttaggTACTTTCAAAAATGTTGCAGCCTTGCAGGCCAAGGTTCTTACTTACTGTACATTGACATGTTCTTAAGTTTACAGATGAACCACCTGTGTTGTTGGTGATAGTGCATAAGCTAGTTATGTGGAATTGGTCAACGTTAATTGTTCACTTCTGCGTTGTGTTCTGCtggaaaatttaaatttttaataagtttcATCTGTAAGGCTTGTGATTATCTCTTTGATATACTTGTGATTATCTTGAGCTTTAGGATGAGCACTAAACATGTCTTccacatttttaaatatttcatgtCATACTCATTACCAATATTATAGTAGAATTTTCAATATggatttgatttatttactctTATGGTCAACTATTCTGGTGATCATTCTTCTAATCATGGTTAAGTCGTTGACTTGCTGTGAAAGTATACATGACAATTCCACCATCTTGGTCTCTTGTGATAACCATCTTGGTCTCTCCCTGCAAAATGGCCAACTCAATCCTCCTCTTTTCATCTGTTTTGCTTCTCCCTTTGGTCTGTTCAGTTCAGTTCAACATAACTCGTTTCACGTCAAATAGTCCTGAAGTAGCATACCAAGGAGACGCAAGAGCAAACGGCGCCGTCGAGCTTACCAACATTGACTACACAAGCCGTTCCGGTTGGGTTACCTACGGTAAAAAAATCCCTCTTTGGGATCCACAAACCGGCAACCCTTCGGACTTCACCACGCGTTTCTCCTTCAGGATCGATACACGTGGCGTTAAGTACGGTAACTACGGTCACGGCTTCGCTTTCTTCCTAGCTCCAGCTGAGATCCAAATGCCTCCAAACTCAGCTGGTGGCTTCTTGGGTCTGTTCAACGAAACAGACGTCCTCTCTTCCTCTTTCCCGCTAGTTCACGTCGAGTTCGACACCTTTACTAATCCGAACTGGGATCCTCTAGACATGGCTTCTCACGTGGGAATCAACAACAACTCTCTAGTTTCTTCTAGCGTCACTTCTTGGAACGCGTCCGCACACAGCCAAGATATTGGCCGTGTGCGGATCTTCTACGATTCCGTTAGAAGAAACCTGAGCGTATCCTGGACCTACGACTTAACATCCAATCCTAATGAGAATTCGAGCCTTTCTTACATCATCGATCTCTCGAAAGTCCTGCCGTCAGAAGTCACTGTTGGATTCTCCGCGACGTCTGGGAGCGTCACGGAAGGAAACAGGCTTCTGACGTGGGAGTACAGTTCAGACCTGGAGCTACGAGATATCAAGAAAAGCCAAGAAGACAAGAAAAAAGGGATGATCATCGGCGTTTCGGTGTCCGGGTTTGTTTTAGTAACGTTCTTCATTGTCTTGCTAATAACCTTCTTCTTGAGACGGAAACATCGGAGGGAGAAGGCAGAGGAGGAGAAAGAGAACTTGACGTCGATCAACGAGGATCTCGAAAGAGGAGCAGGACCGAGGAAGTTTTCTTACAAGGAACTTGCGTCCGCTGCCAACAACTTCTCGGTCGATAGGAAGCTAGGGGAAGGAGGATTTGGAGCCGTGTACAAAGGCTACTTAACCGGGTTAGACATGATGGTCGCCATCAAGAAGTTTACTGGAGGGTCTACGCAGGGGAAGAGAGAGTTCATAACGGAAGTAAAAGTAATCAGCAGCTTGAGACATCGGAACTTAGTGCAGCTCGTCGGCTGGTGTCACGAAAAAGATGAATTTCTTATGGTATACGAGTTCATGCCTAACGGTAGCTTAGACGCGCATCTGTTTGGTAAAAAGTCGCAGCATCTCGCGTGGCCCGTGAGGTGCAAGGTGACTCTCGGTATAGCCTCCGCGCTGCTCTATCTCCACGAGGAGTGGGAGCAGTGCGTTGTGCATAGAGATATTAAAGCGAGTAACGTGATGCTGGACTCTAGCTTCAACGCCAAGCTTGGTGATTTCGGGTTGGCTAGGTTGATGGACCACGAGGTGGGGCCACAGACTACGGGGCTTGCGGGGACCTTTGGTTACATGGCTCCTGAGTATATTAGCACGGGAAGGGCGAGTAAAGAGTCTGATGTTTATAGCTTTGGGGTTGTTACGTTGGAGATTGTTACGGGGAGAAAGTCTGTTGATCCGAGGCAAGGGAGAGTGGAGCCTGAGGCGAGCCTTGTGGAGAGAGTGTGGGATTTGTATGGGAAAGGTGAATTGATCAAAGGTGTTGATGAGAAACTTGGGGGTGATGGTTTTGATGAGAAGCAAGCGGAGTGTCTTATGGTTGTGGGGTTGTGGTGTGCTCATCCTGATAGGAACTCGAGGCCTTCGATAAAACAAGCGATCCAGGTTTTGAGTCTCGAAGCGCCGTTGCCTCATCTTCCGACCAAAATGCCTGTTGCTAGTTATCATGTGTCGTCTTCGAGTACTGCGACCTCGGTTAGCTCTGGTGGAGCTGGGACAGCAACGTTTTCAAGTGCTCAACTTGGTCGTTGAGCAGGATCTATGTTTGCTGtgttatatattcttttttcttctctgtGTGGGTGTGCGTGTTGTGTttagttcttgtgcttctctgTGTTTCTTGTTTCTGTTACAGTGTTACTCTTGCTTGCCACAGAAGGTAGCTATTTACTGTTTCCATCTTCAAATGAATTCATTAATGACAATTCTCAAGAGTGTTGGCTTGTGTGTGTGGACACATAACTGCATCAGAATAAtttgtttcaaaacaaaattttgggtCCTTCATAACTCGTCTCGTTGGATTGGGATTTTgtaaaattaaggaaaataatcataaaataaaacattacagCGCGCCAGGTAGGGGTCGAACCTACGGCCTTCTGCTTAGGAAACAGACGCTCTATCCACTGAGCTACAGGCGCTAGTGATTGATATGCAAACCtaattaaaattattctatTTGTAAATTGCATATAATGGAGAAAaccgatttaaccgacttctcAAGCTGAACTTCTAACATGTAAATTGCATATAATAGAGAAAACCGATTTAACCCACTTCTCAAGCTGCTTCTAACATGGTGAGTTTGGTGGCCATTTGATTTAGGCTTTTAAAGAGTTATattatttgttacaaaaaagGAATATAAATGGTTGTGGTATTAACTGGTTGTTTAGTTCACCAACCAACACCATGAACCTATTCCTACTAAAACTAGGATTCAAAATAAAGTCAAATAGTTTCACTTGGGTTGTCTCATGGAAAGTTGGTTGATTTTAATGCCTTAGGTGATAAACCATAAATTCTACTTTTGTAGTATATCAAATACCTGATACTGTCTATCAAGAAATCATCTTAACTAGTGTTTATTATTGGCAGTGTTACTGGTACAAGTTTGAGGTGGGTCTCACTCATTGTCACGCATGACAGTGGTGTGGTGGCTACGTTGAGAGAAActgataatattttgtaaaccaAAGCACCTAGGCCACCATTAGTTTCATTACTAATTGATAGTGCTTGTATCGTTAATAAATCATATTAATATCAGGGATTATATAATAGAAGCTTAATTGCTTTTTGTATTGTGGCCAGATAGTGACagtatttgtaaataaataaatcagcATGCATTGTTCATCGATGGCTTTAACTTGTAGTCAAATTTGTCTGCCATATGTTTCCTCTCTTTTATGGCGCCATTGAAAATTGaatcaaaaataaagaagaagaatccgACAGCATACTCACCATTTGTCATTTTAAAACCAAGATTTGTCAACTCCTACAAGTTATTCATACACTCTCTGTCTTTGTATCTGAACTCCCAACTTCTATTTTTCCGTCATTTAAAACCAGTAGGTCCACGCTACAGCAAAAACGTCAAGCCGTCACACAAATCCTAGACCATTTAACCGAATGTCACCGACACTTTCGATCTTGTTCaacttttatagaaaaacaatATACATAGGTTTGATAAAcagaaaaaagaaactaaatattTCACATGGGCTATTTATTTCTCTAGCACAAATTAGCTATATGGCGGAGAATATAATTTGAGTCAAATACAATCTGAACTAATTACAAGCAAAGGTGATGTATctctcttttattattttgttgacTAAAATGGCCACAACCAGCTCCACAGATATTTCAACCGTCGAGTCCGTTGATGTTAAAAGGCGTTGGTTACGGCACCAATCTCTAATCCATTCATCTCCCAAAAAATTGTTAAATCAATAAATTTCGACACGAGAAAGAtttaaagataaaacaaaacttgACTTGCAGttgcaagaagaagataaagagtAATACTAAAAGTGTAGAAATGCCTAGGTGGAGTTGTATAAATATAGCAGAGAGATTCTTATCCATCTTCTCCACTACTCACCAAAGCTGACTCTTCTTCTATCTTCCTCATTCTTCCAACAATAACTATTCTCtcttcatcaaaaaaaaaaaagattctcaTTATATTTTTCTACTGTGTTGtgttctttcttattttttctgggaatttttttaaatggaacTTTGAGTTTAACTTGACTTAAAGGCTTGTTCTCTTATTGAAAGAGAATCacagaagaataaaaaaattgtagctATGGCTGTTGAAGAAGGTAAACTTGTAACAGAAACAGAGACAAATAGAGAAAGCAAAGAGCATCAAGAAGAGATAGAGCTTCACAGGAACGACTTAGGCCTCGAGgattcatcatcatcctcatcatcatcgcCAAGAGGTGTACTCGGAATCACAGCTATGGCTTCAGATACAGACAATAATAACAGCAGTTCTTACAGTAGTTGCAGCTCTTTCTCCTCTGACGATAAATCATCATCAACATCGACGTCTCCAGTTTCAAACATTCCAAATAAAAACGTTTCGTCTTCCTCACATAGTCTCCAATGGACCAAAATGATTGAATCCATCAAGAAGAAGTCCATCAGACGCTTCACAGTGATTCCTTTCCTCGCAAGTTACCAACTCACACGTAAAAACTTGCGTCGCAAGCAACCTATTCTCTCCCCCTCTGAGAATAGCTTCTTCATGGCCAAACCCTCTTGGCGAAACTTCACCTACGAAGAGCTCGCTGCAGCTACTGAAGATTTCAATCCTGGTAaagccacaaaaaaaaaaaacattcttccATTGAGAATCTGAGTGTCTGATTTTGTGAAAACgctgttttgttttgtctttgttaGAGAACATGATTGGTAAAGGAGGACATGCGGAGGTTTACAAAGGAGTTTTGCCTGACGGAGAGACAATAGCTATCAAGAAGGTGATGAGTCAcaacaagaaagaagaagaaagagtgaGTGACTTCCTTTCAGAGCTAGGTATCATCGCACATGTAAACCACACAAACGCAGCTAAGCTTCTCGGTTTCAGTATTGATCGTGGTTTGCATTTTGTGCTTGAGTACTCTCCCCATGGCAGCCTCGCTACTATGCTCTTTGGTAATCTCAAACTTTCTGAAAATCTTGTTTCCAAATCTTTTTTCCAGACATGGTTTTGAGATCTTGTCTCACTTGTAGGAACAAAGGAGTGTCTGGAGT
This genomic interval from Brassica napus cultivar Da-Ae chromosome A2 unlocalized genomic scaffold, Da-Ae chrA02_Random_1, whole genome shotgun sequence contains the following:
- the LOC125593921 gene encoding probable cytosolic oligopeptidase A — protein: MASEDSLSSNPLLQNFNFPPFDVVDARHVRPGIRALLHQLEAELDQLEKTVEPSWPKLVEPLEKIIDRLSVVWGIINHLKAVKDTPELRAAIEEVQPEKVKFQLRLGQSKPIYSAFKSIRESSDWNTLSEARQRLVEAQIKEAVLSGIALDDDKREEFNKIEQELEKLSHKFSENVLDATKKFEKLITDKKEIEGLPPSALGLFAQAAVSKGNENATADTGPWLITLDAPSYLPVMQHAKNRALREEVYRAYLSRASSGDLDNTAIIDQILKLRLEKAKLLGYSNYAEVSMATKMATVEKADELLEKLRSASWAPAVQDIEDLKSFAKNQGAAEADSLTHWDVTFWSERLRESKYDINEEELRPYFSLPKVMDGLFRLAKTLFGVDVVPADGVAPVWNSDVRFYCVKDSSGNPTAYFYFDPYSRPSEKRGGAWMDEVFSRSRVMAQKGSSVRLPVAQMVCNQTPPVGDKPSLMTFREVETVFHEFGHALQHMLTKEDEGLVSGIRNIEWDAVELPSQFMENWCYHRDTLMSIAKHYQTGETLPEDVYKKLLAARTFRAGSLSLRQLKFATVDLELHTKYVPGGTESIYDVDQRVSIKTQVIPPLPEDRFLCSFSHIFAGGYAAGYYSYKWAEVLSADAFSAFEDAGLDDIKAVKETGQRFRNTILALGGGKAPLQVFVAFRGREPSPEPLLRHNGLLAASA
- the LOC125593922 gene encoding L-type lectin-domain containing receptor kinase IX.1-like; translation: MTIPPSWSLVITILVSPCKMANSILLFSSVLLLPLVCSVQFNITRFTSNSPEVAYQGDARANGAVELTNIDYTSRSGWVTYGKKIPLWDPQTGNPSDFTTRFSFRIDTRGVKYGNYGHGFAFFLAPAEIQMPPNSAGGFLGLFNETDVLSSSFPLVHVEFDTFTNPNWDPLDMASHVGINNNSLVSSSVTSWNASAHSQDIGRVRIFYDSVRRNLSVSWTYDLTSNPNENSSLSYIIDLSKVLPSEVTVGFSATSGSVTEGNRLLTWEYSSDLELRDIKKSQEDKKKGMIIGVSVSGFVLVTFFIVLLITFFLRRKHRREKAEEEKENLTSINEDLERGAGPRKFSYKELASAANNFSVDRKLGEGGFGAVYKGYLTGLDMMVAIKKFTGGSTQGKREFITEVKVISSLRHRNLVQLVGWCHEKDEFLMVYEFMPNGSLDAHLFGKKSQHLAWPVRCKVTLGIASALLYLHEEWEQCVVHRDIKASNVMLDSSFNAKLGDFGLARLMDHEVGPQTTGLAGTFGYMAPEYISTGRASKESDVYSFGVVTLEIVTGRKSVDPRQGRVEPEASLVERVWDLYGKGELIKGVDEKLGGDGFDEKQAECLMVVGLWCAHPDRNSRPSIKQAIQVLSLEAPLPHLPTKMPVASYHVSSSSTATSVSSGGAGTATFSSAQLGR
- the LOC125593923 gene encoding receptor-like cytosolic serine/threonine-protein kinase RBK1, with translation MAVEEGKLVTETETNRESKEHQEEIELHRNDLGLEDSSSSSSSSPRGVLGITAMASDTDNNNSSSYSSCSSFSSDDKSSSTSTSPVSNIPNKNVSSSSHSLQWTKMIESIKKKSIRRFTVIPFLASYQLTRKNLRRKQPILSPSENSFFMAKPSWRNFTYEELAAATEDFNPENMIGKGGHAEVYKGVLPDGETIAIKKVMSHNKKEEERVSDFLSELGIIAHVNHTNAAKLLGFSIDRGLHFVLEYSPHGSLATMLFGTKECLEWKIRYKVALGIADGLSYLHNDCPRRIIHRDIKASNILLSRDYDAQISDFGLAKWLPENWSHHVVSPIEGTFGYMAPEYFIHGIVDEKIDVFAFGVLLLEIITGRRAVDTASRQSIVAWAKPFLEKNSVEDIVDPRLGNEFDPTEVKRVMLTASMCIHHIATMRPDMTMLVQLLHGEDGPAELQQKPGERAEVSVNACDVQDHTSSSYLNELTRHRQLLME